A stretch of DNA from Angustibacter sp. Root456:
GCAGCCGCCGAGGCCGCCCGCCGAGGCGTCGACCGTCGTGATGCCCTGCTGCAGCGAGACCAGGGTGTTCGACAGCGCCTGACCGTAGGTGTCGTGGAAGTGCACGGCCAGCTGTGCCCGCGGCACACCGGCGTCCGCGAGCGCGTCGAGCAGCCGGACGACCTGGCCCGGCGTCGCGACGCCGATCGTGTCGCCGAGCGAGATCTCGTGACAGCCTTGCTCGCGCAGCGCGACGACGACGTCGACCACCGCGGCCGGGTCGACGTCGCCTTCCCACGGGTCACCGAAGCACATCGAGACGTAGCCGCGCACCGAGCGGCCGGCCGCCAGGGCGCCCGACACGACGTCGGCCGACATCGCGAGCGCCTCGTCGCGGGAGGCGTTGAGGTTCTTGCGCGCGAAGGACTCTGTGGCGCTCACGAACACCGCGAGCTCGGGGACGTCCCGGGCCAGCGCCCGCTCCAGCCCGCGCTGGTTGGGCACCAGCACCGGTGCGCGCACGCCGGCGAGCGGGCCGGTCGACAGCGGCCCGAGCAGGTCGAGGAGCTGCTCGGCGTCGGCGAGCTGGGGCACCCACTTCGGGTGCACGAAGCTGGTGAGCTCGACGGCGGACAGCCCCGTGGCGACCAGGCGGCGCACCAGCTCGGCCTTGACCTCGACCGGCACGACGGCCGCTTCGTTCTGCAGGCCGTCGCGGGCCCCGACCTCGTAGACGGTGACGCGGTCGGGCAGACCGGACATCGGAGACAGTTGGGGCGATCGCACGGCCTACTCCTTGGTCAGTGGGTGCGGGCCGACCTTACGCCGGGGCAGAATGCGCACGTGATTCAGTCCACTCCTGACGGCAACCGGCCGACGCTGGCCGAGACCTTCGCCGAGCTCGCCCGCCTGGTGCACTCGCAGCCGGGACTGGACGAGGTGTGCCAGGCCGTCGTCGACGCCGCCACCCGGCTGGTGCCCGGCTGCGACCACGCCAGCATCATGCTGCGCGAGCGCGGCCGGTTCCGCACCGCCGCGTCGAGCGACGCCATCGGGAGCCGCGTCGACGAGCTCGAGCGCGAGGTGGGCACCGGGCCGTGCGTCGACGCCATCGAGACCGAGTCCTACCAGCTCGACGCCGACATCGCGGAGCACTCGCGCTGGCCCGCGCTCGCCGAGCGGGTGCTCGCGGAGACTCCGGTGCGGGGTATGGCGGGCTACGGCTTGCTCGTCGACGGCCGCAAGACCGGTGCGCTGAACCTGTTCTCCGACACACCCGGCGCGCTGACGGCGGAGTCGGCCGACGCCGGCGTTGTGCTGGCGTCGTTCGCCTCGGTGGCCCTCGGCGGCTCGTCGAGCCACGAGGAGGCGCGCACGCTGTCGGAGGGCATGGCCAGCAACCGCGAGATCGGCATGGCGATCGGCCTGCTCATGGCGGCGCACGGGCTGAGCGCCGAGGAGGCGTTCGCGACCCTGCGCAAGGCCTCGTCGCACCTG
This window harbors:
- a CDS encoding hydroxymethylglutaryl-CoA lyase, coding for MSGLPDRVTVYEVGARDGLQNEAAVVPVEVKAELVRRLVATGLSAVELTSFVHPKWVPQLADAEQLLDLLGPLSTGPLAGVRAPVLVPNQRGLERALARDVPELAVFVSATESFARKNLNASRDEALAMSADVVSGALAAGRSVRGYVSMCFGDPWEGDVDPAAVVDVVVALREQGCHEISLGDTIGVATPGQVVRLLDALADAGVPRAQLAVHFHDTYGQALSNTLVSLQQGITTVDASAGGLGGCPFAQSATGNLATEDLVWQLHGLGIQTGVDLEALVATSVWLAGVMGRPSPSNAVRALG
- a CDS encoding GAF and ANTAR domain-containing protein, with amino-acid sequence MIQSTPDGNRPTLAETFAELARLVHSQPGLDEVCQAVVDAATRLVPGCDHASIMLRERGRFRTAASSDAIGSRVDELEREVGTGPCVDAIETESYQLDADIAEHSRWPALAERVLAETPVRGMAGYGLLVDGRKTGALNLFSDTPGALTAESADAGVVLASFASVALGGSSSHEEARTLSEGMASNREIGMAIGLLMAAHGLSAEEAFATLRKASSHLNRKISAIARELVENEGVHPPSRE